In a single window of the Halobacteriovorax sp. HLS genome:
- a CDS encoding fatty acid desaturase, which translates to MSYKSTYLGKDISIPNKLNIVIALISIAVVLTLLWGATHTTHWYIKIICFIAFGFIGNTVFGLLHESVHSSFNTNKTVNYVFGNIFAALFPTGFSFQKSCHLNHHRQNRTDYEMFEAYHEKDSYFLKTVMLYFILTGVYWISPPVGAIWLMINPKSLFNSGWSGKDNYQRGRMGGAGMLRHLKEQSPSDIRKMRVEVLFSIIFQVSIFYLLDLTIVGWIICYLGFATQWSALQYADHAYSPRDIRNGAWNLRVSKITQWFYLNYHHHLAHHQHPHVPWKHLAKFVDFDKERPTFWSIYLKMWRGLVKIKEQSPNPIDKSFESLIDSDPFKS; encoded by the coding sequence ATGAGTTATAAATCTACTTATCTTGGAAAAGATATATCAATACCGAACAAGCTAAATATAGTTATTGCTCTTATCTCTATTGCCGTCGTGCTCACTCTTCTATGGGGAGCCACTCATACTACACACTGGTATATTAAGATAATATGCTTTATCGCATTCGGTTTTATCGGTAACACTGTTTTTGGACTCCTACATGAAAGTGTTCATTCAAGTTTTAATACGAATAAAACTGTAAACTATGTTTTCGGAAATATATTTGCGGCACTATTTCCGACCGGATTTTCTTTTCAAAAGAGTTGCCACCTAAACCATCATAGACAAAACAGAACGGACTATGAAATGTTCGAAGCATATCACGAAAAAGACAGCTACTTTCTAAAAACTGTAATGCTCTATTTTATTCTAACTGGTGTTTACTGGATAAGCCCTCCTGTAGGAGCAATTTGGCTTATGATAAACCCCAAAAGCTTATTCAACAGTGGATGGAGCGGTAAAGACAATTATCAAAGAGGAAGAATGGGTGGTGCAGGAATGCTACGCCACTTAAAAGAACAATCGCCTAGTGATATTAGAAAAATGAGAGTAGAAGTACTATTTTCAATCATTTTTCAGGTTTCAATTTTTTATCTACTAGATCTAACAATTGTTGGTTGGATAATTTGCTACCTAGGGTTTGCGACGCAATGGTCGGCACTACAGTACGCAGATCATGCTTACTCTCCAAGAGATATTAGAAACGGAGCATGGAACCTTAGAGTCTCTAAAATTACTCAATGGTTTTATCTCAACTACCATCATCACCTAGCTCACCATCAACATCCTCATGTTCCATGGAAACATCTTGCAAAATTTGTTGATTTTGACAAAGAAAGACCAACATTCTGGTCCATCTATCTAAAAATGTGGAGAGGACTTGTAAAGATCAAAGAACAGTCCCCTAACCCTATAGACAAGAGTTTTGAGTCACTAATAGATAGTGACCCGTTTAAGAGCTAA
- a CDS encoding fatty acid desaturase, translating into MELHINRELISQKRSDVPAELLKRPDMKVLYLLALFDWAVIFSCSWLMLQTSYFFYPLWILIIAGRIHGLGVIVHDLTHINFQKKSFALRGLELLTGYPIGTTINAMAYHHLRHHRNTLMENDPYFNYNKKCSGFEQFILTFKKGPLFVPFWYVRSLIGTMAYYIPTMRTSYARIFLQDVSMKDLNTNEEVIKCCKEDRYLLLFLIGLIFFASQFTIIIYSFLIALPVAGVLCIYRLLIEHEYDIVDDRSVYTIIECSFDHHLSFLDRILFGPHGIGYHCMHHLHPNVGIHHLKKLYHWYKSNSPKYIQQSNKNISNIEQRNYEKKYA; encoded by the coding sequence TTGGAGCTTCATATTAACAGAGAACTTATTTCCCAAAAACGTAGTGATGTTCCTGCAGAACTATTAAAAAGACCTGATATGAAAGTTCTTTATCTATTAGCTCTCTTTGATTGGGCAGTTATTTTTAGTTGCTCTTGGCTAATGCTCCAAACGTCATACTTTTTCTATCCTTTATGGATTCTTATTATTGCAGGAAGAATTCACGGTCTTGGAGTCATTGTACACGATCTTACACATATTAATTTTCAAAAAAAGTCCTTTGCTTTAAGGGGACTTGAACTTCTCACAGGGTACCCTATAGGTACGACAATAAATGCTATGGCCTATCATCACTTGCGCCATCATAGAAATACCCTAATGGAGAACGACCCTTACTTTAATTATAATAAGAAATGCAGCGGTTTCGAGCAATTTATCCTAACTTTTAAAAAAGGACCTCTCTTTGTTCCTTTTTGGTATGTAAGAAGTTTAATTGGTACTATGGCGTACTATATTCCTACGATGAGGACAAGCTATGCCAGAATCTTTTTACAAGATGTATCTATGAAAGACTTAAATACAAATGAAGAAGTTATCAAATGTTGTAAAGAGGATCGCTATTTATTATTATTTTTAATTGGTTTAATCTTTTTTGCTTCTCAATTTACTATTATTATATACTCATTTCTAATCGCCCTACCTGTCGCAGGAGTTCTTTGTATATATAGACTTCTTATTGAGCATGAGTATGATATTGTTGACGATAGAAGTGTTTACACAATTATTGAATGTAGCTTTGATCATCACTTAAGCTTTTTGGACAGAATCCTCTTTGGTCCTCATGGTATTGGATATCATTGCATGCATCACTTACATCCCAATGTAGGAATACATCATTTAAAAAAACTTTACCATTGGTACAAATCAAACAGTCCAAAGTATATTCAACAAAGTAATAAAAATATTTCAAACATTGAGCAAAGAAACTATGAAAAGAAATATGCTTAA
- a CDS encoding phosphatase PAP2 family protein yields MDKIFSIPDTKRLKYIAIYGIVATVAFTVIYGFCNSMATTAVTRYSLYTDWELDIPLIPWMIYPYLSLNLLFLISAFVIKDVSAIKGYCLGIVAGALAAGVIFYFFPGNLGFVRQEVPGYESIYRAMFEIDQPHNLFPSLHITYSSISIWTMIEQTRNKVFHFILWLWLILISMSVVFVHQHHLFDIVSGYILAIIVFKLVVTRYHPTVFKPHSFFSKNL; encoded by the coding sequence GTGGACAAGATTTTTTCAATACCAGATACTAAAAGACTCAAGTATATTGCTATCTATGGAATAGTTGCAACAGTCGCATTTACTGTTATTTATGGGTTTTGTAATAGTATGGCAACAACGGCCGTAACTAGGTACTCATTATACACTGACTGGGAACTAGATATTCCTCTTATTCCGTGGATGATCTACCCTTATTTATCACTCAACTTATTATTTTTAATCTCGGCTTTTGTCATTAAAGACGTTAGCGCTATTAAGGGATACTGTTTAGGAATTGTTGCTGGAGCACTCGCTGCGGGAGTTATATTCTACTTCTTTCCTGGGAATTTAGGCTTTGTCCGTCAAGAAGTTCCAGGATATGAGTCGATATATAGGGCCATGTTTGAAATTGATCAACCTCATAATTTATTTCCAAGCTTGCATATAACTTATTCGTCGATTTCCATATGGACAATGATTGAGCAAACCAGAAATAAAGTTTTTCATTTTATCTTGTGGCTCTGGTTAATCCTAATATCAATGTCTGTAGTTTTTGTTCATCAACATCATCTCTTTGACATTGTTTCAGGATACATATTGGCAATCATTGTCTTCAAGCTTGTAGTCACTAGATACCACCCGACAGTGTTTAAGCCTCACTCTTTTTTTTCAAAAAACCTTTAG
- a CDS encoding MMPL family transporter, with product MVLLPNLSDLKVLVSMTELVDQKLPSSKNFRELRKEFGFKNSLFYIISPKDEQWNSLDKQKSYQWINSQKRKNFDIDEIISPFSFYTPTFEDKEYLFYYKLIKPDLLDQDYAKELTRFSSTPWNNIISSRDGANYSFEISLKDADKENRFGSFKPSAIQNLIENENRELQQSFDIHMAGTSIYTYYAIQGVKHNFKLNILFLLIIIFSFRFFFGTFKSGLLLCASFIWVGVVVHGIMASLGIPIEILSSGLFIMIAVASIEDYFFILHENLKGLSLKETFKKLKRPSFFTSFTTILGFGSLYFTDIDIIARFGIMAATGALLEWVAIFFILPGFLNLFNVNSLVESQKSKFITSKKWNSFINLITPNRYLGYFSFLLYPLSFYILITLSVSDSPLSLFPKDHIINRDFEVLKQTRGWEGEASLIFNKEQSRSTQQMILKEIKKNDNIAHIEDYYSVEDFLVKDIPKLYQAAVINDFKQSPLADRYLSKEGNTRHIILFKETQFDIFKKTKEGIERICSDKCKLVGEVVSYVEFMDKIPLAFFRSLALSLLLVCLVILFFAYRFRFPTPLSFVLSSLCGPSLLLILMWIFNIKINFLSCVFITMMVGVTGDNAIQFLFAHENGSTDGISYHEKCAFQMGLLLSSLCLIFSLSYFAPPRQFGPILCVGFLFSLFGDICLAKGFLKKKSEA from the coding sequence TTGGTCTTACTACCAAATTTAAGTGACTTAAAAGTTCTTGTTTCAATGACTGAACTAGTAGATCAAAAACTTCCTAGTTCTAAAAATTTCAGGGAATTACGTAAAGAATTTGGCTTTAAGAATTCACTATTTTACATAATAAGTCCTAAGGACGAGCAATGGAACTCTTTAGACAAGCAAAAATCTTATCAGTGGATTAACAGTCAAAAACGAAAGAACTTCGATATAGATGAAATAATCTCTCCATTTAGTTTCTACACTCCTACATTTGAAGATAAGGAATATCTTTTCTATTACAAGCTCATAAAACCCGACTTACTCGATCAAGATTATGCAAAAGAGCTCACCAGGTTTTCTTCAACACCTTGGAACAACATTATCAGTTCGAGAGACGGAGCGAACTATTCATTTGAGATTAGTTTAAAGGACGCTGATAAAGAAAATCGATTTGGTTCCTTTAAGCCCTCAGCTATTCAAAACTTAATAGAGAATGAGAATAGGGAGTTACAGCAAAGTTTCGATATTCATATGGCAGGAACTTCAATATATACATATTATGCAATTCAAGGTGTTAAACATAACTTCAAACTTAATATTCTCTTTCTATTAATTATCATTTTTTCGTTTCGATTCTTTTTTGGAACTTTTAAAAGTGGACTTCTTTTATGTGCCTCATTCATTTGGGTTGGTGTAGTTGTTCACGGAATTATGGCATCCCTTGGAATCCCGATAGAGATTCTCTCTTCTGGTCTTTTTATAATGATTGCTGTTGCTTCAATAGAAGATTACTTTTTCATTCTACATGAAAATTTAAAAGGCCTATCGCTAAAGGAGACTTTTAAGAAACTTAAAAGACCAAGCTTCTTCACTTCTTTCACAACGATACTTGGCTTTGGAAGCTTGTACTTTACAGATATAGACATTATTGCAAGATTTGGAATAATGGCGGCCACAGGTGCTCTTCTTGAATGGGTCGCCATCTTCTTCATTTTGCCAGGTTTTTTAAATTTATTTAACGTCAATTCATTGGTAGAGAGTCAAAAGTCAAAATTTATAACAAGTAAAAAATGGAATAGTTTCATCAACCTCATTACTCCTAATCGCTACTTAGGCTACTTTAGTTTTTTACTCTATCCACTTTCTTTCTATATATTAATAACACTTTCAGTTTCAGACTCGCCTCTTTCTCTTTTTCCTAAAGATCATATAATAAATAGAGATTTTGAAGTCCTAAAACAAACTCGAGGTTGGGAAGGTGAAGCATCACTTATCTTCAACAAGGAACAATCTCGCTCTACCCAACAAATGATACTCAAAGAGATTAAAAAGAACGATAACATAGCTCACATTGAAGACTATTATTCTGTAGAAGACTTTCTCGTAAAGGATATTCCGAAGTTATATCAAGCAGCAGTGATTAATGATTTCAAGCAATCCCCTTTAGCAGATCGATATCTTTCAAAAGAAGGCAACACCAGACATATAATTCTATTTAAGGAAACTCAATTTGATATCTTCAAAAAGACGAAAGAAGGTATTGAAAGAATATGTTCTGACAAATGTAAACTAGTAGGAGAAGTCGTTTCATATGTTGAGTTCATGGATAAGATTCCATTAGCATTCTTTAGAAGCCTAGCTCTGTCTCTTTTATTAGTTTGCCTAGTTATATTATTCTTCGCCTATAGGTTTCGCTTTCCAACACCACTGTCTTTTGTTCTTTCAAGTCTCTGTGGTCCGTCTCTGTTACTGATCCTTATGTGGATTTTCAATATTAAGATAAACTTTCTAAGTTGTGTCTTCATTACCATGATGGTCGGAGTAACAGGCGATAATGCTATCCAATTTCTCTTTGCTCATGAAAATGGTTCAACAGATGGAATCAGTTATCATGAAAAATGTGCTTTTCAGATGGGACTACTTCTTAGCTCTCTATGTCTAATATTCTCGTTAAGCTACTTTGCACCACCGAGACAATTCGGTCCTATTCTTTGCGTGGGATTTCTCTTTTCATTGTTTGGAGATATTTGTTTAGCTAAAGGTTTTTTGAAAAAAAAGAGTGAGGCTTAA